Proteins from a single region of Nakamurella deserti:
- a CDS encoding FecCD family ABC transporter permease: MSLDEAVRQADTALLRSRSDRRRRHWIVAVALTVTLVAAGLLALMLGSVSLSPGQVLGALVGDGDRRSTLVVQGLRLPRLILALLAGAAFGLAGALFQSVLRNPLASPDIIGITQGASVGAVLAILGLGLTGPWVFGMALAGGFLVGGLLWVVAARGGLAGFRFVLAGIGVAYLAGSVLGYLLTRTQVQQAQTALQWLAGSVAQADPAMNRLLAVLLAVLLVATIPCARALQALRLGDDTATALGVRPARSRLLVIAVGVGLASLATAAAGPIAFVAFTAAPIARRLLRDGSLALLPATLVGALMVVAADLVAQHLLPADMAVPAGVITGVVGGPYLIWLLATARRTRETPR; this comes from the coding sequence ATGAGCCTGGACGAGGCGGTCCGGCAGGCCGACACCGCACTGCTGCGCAGCCGGTCCGACCGGCGGCGCCGGCACTGGATCGTCGCGGTCGCGCTGACCGTCACGCTGGTGGCGGCCGGGCTGCTCGCGTTGATGCTGGGCTCGGTGAGTCTGTCGCCGGGGCAGGTGCTGGGTGCGCTGGTGGGGGACGGTGACCGCCGGTCGACGCTGGTCGTGCAGGGCCTGCGGCTGCCCCGCCTGATCCTGGCGCTGCTCGCCGGGGCGGCGTTCGGCCTGGCCGGGGCGCTGTTCCAGTCGGTGCTGCGCAACCCGCTGGCCAGCCCCGACATCATCGGTATCACGCAGGGGGCCAGCGTCGGCGCGGTGCTGGCGATCCTGGGCCTGGGACTCACCGGCCCCTGGGTCTTCGGGATGGCCCTGGCCGGTGGCTTCCTCGTCGGCGGCCTGCTGTGGGTGGTCGCCGCCCGCGGTGGCCTGGCCGGCTTCCGGTTCGTGTTGGCCGGCATCGGCGTCGCCTATCTGGCCGGCAGCGTCCTGGGCTACCTGCTCACCCGCACCCAGGTGCAGCAGGCCCAGACGGCGCTGCAGTGGCTGGCCGGCAGCGTCGCGCAGGCCGACCCCGCGATGAACCGGTTGCTGGCCGTGCTGCTCGCCGTGCTGCTGGTGGCGACCATCCCCTGCGCGCGGGCCCTGCAGGCGCTGCGGCTCGGTGACGACACCGCCACCGCGCTCGGGGTGCGGCCGGCCCGGTCCCGGCTGCTGGTCATCGCGGTCGGGGTGGGGCTCGCGTCGCTGGCCACCGCCGCGGCCGGCCCCATCGCCTTCGTCGCCTTCACCGCGGCTCCCATCGCCCGCCGGTTGCTCCGCGACGGCTCGCTGGCCCTGCTGCCGGCGACGCTGGTCGGGGCGCTGATGGTGGTCGCCGCCGATCTCGTCGCCCAGCACCTGCTGCCCGCCGACATGGCGGTGCCGGCCGGGGTAATCACCGGCGTGGTCGGTGGGCCCTACCTGATTTGGCTGCTCGCCACCGCCCGCCGTACCCGGGAGACCCCACGATGA